A region of Pseudarthrobacter sp. NIBRBAC000502770 DNA encodes the following proteins:
- a CDS encoding prolyl oligopeptidase family protein: protein MTTTAADQASVPGPGRDTTGTNSRQTAPEPVDENVWLEDIYGEEQLAWVKEQNSRTEDLLEGSGYDELEAGILEVLDSTDRIAMVGKRGDWYYNFWRDQQNPKGLWRRTTWESYCTDSPEWDVLLDVDELSRAEGDEWVFHGATFLRPAAGEPYRLALLALSPDGGDANRYREFDVEARGFVDPARGGFDLPTAKGNVSWLDADTLLVASTADGLPKTASSYARTAVTLKRGESLASAPRLFEVPEDHMMAMAAHDSTPGFERTFAVDYIDFFNRTNFVLRDGSWVQIDVPTDVNVSAHRDWLLFRPQQDWALDGTTYPSGALLAANFEDYLAGSRDLTVLFTPDAHTSLQSWSWTRNFLLLNLLKDVSSEIRVLDPSRPSGNTDGGWAATLLDACPPLHDVNAYAVDDEDEAPADGGAGDDFWLIATGFTTPTTLMRGTLEPGNLEPGSAGTSGVVSRHAVVKTSPSFFADDDYEVEQHFAVSDDGTRVPYFQVAPRGLALDGQNPTQLSGYGGFEVSRTPAYSGAVGRAWLERRTTVSDGSDGKAPHSRGGVYVVANIRGGGEYGPAWHRAALKENRHRAYEDFAAVARDLISRGVTSPRRLGCVGGSNGGLLVGNMLTRYPELFRAVSCGVPLLDMRRYTKLSAGHSWIAEYGDPDDPEQWEYIRTFSPYHLLKDAVEYPETFIWTATSDDRVGPVQARKMAARMLAMGIPNVWFHEALEGGHAGASDNRQAAALQARSQHFLWKALAG from the coding sequence ATGACCACCACAGCAGCTGATCAAGCGTCCGTTCCCGGCCCCGGCAGGGACACCACCGGCACCAACTCCCGCCAAACCGCGCCGGAACCCGTCGACGAAAATGTGTGGCTGGAGGACATCTACGGCGAGGAGCAGCTGGCCTGGGTCAAGGAGCAAAACTCCCGCACCGAGGACCTGCTGGAGGGCAGCGGCTACGACGAACTGGAGGCCGGCATCCTGGAGGTCCTTGACTCCACGGACCGGATCGCCATGGTGGGCAAGCGCGGAGACTGGTACTACAACTTCTGGCGCGACCAGCAGAACCCCAAAGGCCTGTGGCGGCGGACCACCTGGGAGAGCTACTGCACCGACTCCCCGGAATGGGATGTCCTGCTGGATGTTGACGAGCTGTCCCGCGCCGAAGGCGACGAGTGGGTGTTCCACGGTGCCACGTTCCTGCGCCCCGCGGCCGGGGAGCCCTACCGGCTGGCGCTGCTTGCCCTCTCCCCCGACGGCGGCGACGCCAACCGGTACCGCGAGTTCGACGTCGAGGCGCGCGGCTTCGTGGACCCCGCCCGTGGCGGGTTCGACCTCCCCACGGCGAAAGGCAACGTCTCCTGGCTCGACGCCGACACCCTCCTGGTTGCCTCCACCGCGGACGGGCTGCCCAAGACGGCCTCCTCCTACGCCCGGACGGCAGTGACGCTTAAGCGCGGAGAGTCCCTGGCCTCGGCTCCACGCCTCTTCGAGGTGCCCGAAGACCACATGATGGCCATGGCGGCCCATGACTCCACGCCCGGCTTTGAGCGGACCTTCGCGGTGGACTACATCGACTTCTTCAACCGCACCAACTTCGTGCTGCGGGACGGAAGCTGGGTGCAGATCGACGTGCCCACCGACGTCAACGTCAGCGCACACCGGGACTGGCTGCTCTTCCGCCCGCAGCAGGACTGGGCCCTGGACGGCACCACTTACCCTTCCGGCGCGCTGCTTGCCGCCAATTTCGAGGACTACCTCGCCGGCAGCCGGGACCTCACCGTCCTGTTCACCCCCGATGCCCACACTTCCCTGCAGTCCTGGAGCTGGACCCGGAACTTCCTCCTGCTCAACCTGCTCAAGGACGTCTCCTCCGAAATCCGGGTGCTCGACCCGTCCCGGCCTTCCGGCAACACGGACGGCGGCTGGGCGGCAACCCTCCTCGACGCCTGCCCGCCGCTGCATGACGTGAACGCCTACGCGGTGGACGACGAGGACGAGGCACCGGCCGACGGCGGGGCCGGTGATGACTTCTGGCTCATCGCCACCGGCTTCACCACTCCCACCACCCTGATGCGCGGCACCCTGGAACCCGGCAACCTGGAACCCGGGAGCGCCGGGACGTCCGGCGTGGTGAGCCGGCACGCGGTGGTCAAGACCTCGCCGTCGTTCTTTGCCGACGATGACTATGAGGTGGAGCAGCACTTCGCCGTGTCCGACGACGGCACCCGGGTCCCGTACTTCCAGGTGGCGCCGCGCGGGCTGGCGTTGGACGGGCAGAACCCCACCCAGCTGTCCGGCTACGGCGGGTTCGAGGTGTCACGCACGCCTGCCTACAGCGGCGCCGTTGGCCGGGCGTGGCTGGAGCGGCGGACCACGGTTTCGGACGGCAGCGACGGGAAGGCGCCGCACTCGCGCGGCGGGGTGTATGTGGTGGCGAACATCCGCGGCGGCGGCGAGTACGGGCCGGCCTGGCACCGTGCCGCGTTGAAAGAAAACCGCCACCGCGCCTACGAGGACTTCGCAGCAGTGGCGCGGGACCTGATTTCCCGCGGTGTCACTTCGCCGCGGCGGCTGGGGTGCGTGGGCGGGTCCAATGGTGGACTCCTGGTGGGGAACATGCTCACCCGGTATCCGGAACTGTTCCGGGCCGTTTCCTGCGGTGTGCCCCTGCTGGACATGCGCCGCTACACCAAGCTCTCCGCCGGGCACTCGTGGATTGCCGAGTACGGCGACCCCGACGACCCCGAACAGTGGGAATACATCAGGACGTTCTCCCCCTACCACCTGCTCAAGGACGCGGTGGAGTACCCGGAGACGTTCATCTGGACCGCGACCTCGGACGACCGGGTGGGCCCGGTGCAGGCACGGAAGATGGCCGCCCGGATGCTGGCCATGGGCATCCCGAACGTGTGGTTCCACGAGGCCCTGGAGGGTGGCCACGCCGGCGCCTCCGACAACCGGCAGGCAGCTGCCCTGCAGGCGCGAAGCCAGCACTTCCTGTGGAAAGCGCTGGCGGGCTGA
- a CDS encoding MFS transporter, translating into MAAPSNPDHHDDARTGWNPRLALLVAAAFFMEFLDGTVLTTAIPSISADFAVPAANVNITMTAYLLTVAIGIPLSGWLAERFGARRIFCTAIALFTLSSLACALSQDLATLTMSRIAQGTGGAMMVPVGTLVVLRGTPKSDLLRATAFLVWPGLLAPVLAPLVGGALTTYLSWHWIFLVNLPLGVAAFAASLRLVPTVPGDPGRRLDWPGMLLTTVGVGALVTGLELASSHPGLPWAGISAAAGAAALTGAVLWMRRAPHPLFNLQVFRTRTFLAMATGGFVYRVTISSVPFLLPLMFQAGFGWSPLHAGALVAAVFIGNIGIKPATTPLIRKFGFKAVLVFASLASAVTFALCAFLTPETPAALMAVLLVCSGAFRSIGFSAYASVQYADIPPAQLTSANTVSATLVQLGTGSGIAIAALLIRTFEGLTSAAQDPAGPFRGAFLAMAVLMLASTVDSILLPRHAGAAVSRPAPAPAAAPLPPRPTEGRAPRR; encoded by the coding sequence ATGGCGGCACCCAGCAACCCAGACCACCACGACGATGCCCGGACGGGATGGAATCCGCGCCTCGCCCTCCTGGTAGCGGCAGCGTTCTTCATGGAATTCCTGGACGGCACGGTCCTCACCACTGCCATTCCCAGCATCTCAGCCGACTTTGCCGTCCCCGCCGCCAACGTCAACATCACCATGACCGCCTACCTGCTGACGGTGGCCATCGGCATTCCCCTCAGCGGCTGGCTCGCTGAACGCTTTGGGGCCAGGCGGATCTTCTGTACAGCCATCGCGCTGTTCACCCTCTCATCGTTGGCCTGTGCGCTCAGCCAGGACCTGGCCACACTGACCATGAGCCGCATTGCCCAGGGTACCGGCGGCGCCATGATGGTCCCGGTGGGAACGCTGGTGGTGCTGCGTGGAACACCGAAGTCGGACCTGCTGCGCGCCACCGCGTTCCTGGTATGGCCCGGGCTCCTGGCGCCAGTCCTCGCGCCACTGGTGGGCGGCGCGCTCACCACGTACCTGTCATGGCACTGGATCTTCCTGGTGAACCTGCCGCTCGGCGTGGCCGCCTTTGCGGCATCGCTTCGGCTGGTTCCGACGGTGCCCGGCGATCCCGGCCGGCGGCTCGACTGGCCGGGAATGCTCCTGACAACAGTTGGCGTCGGTGCCCTGGTGACCGGGCTGGAACTTGCCAGCAGCCACCCGGGACTTCCCTGGGCCGGAATCAGTGCCGCTGCCGGAGCCGCTGCACTGACCGGGGCCGTCCTGTGGATGCGCAGGGCTCCCCACCCGCTGTTCAACCTGCAGGTCTTCCGCACCCGGACGTTCCTGGCCATGGCCACGGGCGGCTTTGTCTACCGGGTCACCATAAGCTCCGTCCCGTTCCTGCTGCCGCTGATGTTCCAGGCAGGCTTCGGCTGGTCGCCGCTGCACGCCGGCGCCTTGGTGGCAGCCGTGTTCATTGGCAACATCGGGATCAAACCGGCCACCACACCTTTGATCCGTAAGTTCGGATTCAAGGCGGTGCTGGTGTTTGCCTCCCTGGCATCAGCCGTGACGTTCGCCCTCTGTGCCTTCCTGACACCGGAAACCCCGGCGGCTTTGATGGCCGTACTGCTGGTATGCAGCGGCGCCTTCCGCTCCATCGGCTTTTCGGCCTACGCCTCGGTCCAGTACGCGGACATTCCTCCGGCCCAGCTAACCTCCGCCAACACCGTGTCCGCCACGCTGGTGCAGCTCGGCACAGGCTCCGGCATCGCCATCGCGGCCCTGCTGATCCGGACTTTCGAGGGCCTCACCTCCGCGGCCCAGGATCCGGCCGGCCCTTTCCGCGGCGCATTCCTGGCGATGGCCGTCCTGATGCTGGCAAGCACCGTGGACAGCATCCTGCTCCCCCGGCATGCCGGGGCCGCAGTCAGCCGGCCTGCGCCAGCACCAGCGGCAGCACCGCTCCCGCCCCGGCCAACCGAAGGGCGCGCCCCGCGACGGTGA
- a CDS encoding GNAT family N-acetyltransferase, with product MAARLAVRRAVAADIERLAQVHVRCWQETYRGMLSDAFLAAVDPADRLRLWQHLLDRADPAEAWVACDGGTVVGFAGSRRLPAPGSPEGHPPPASGDLELWGLYLLASHQGLGLGGLLLDAAIGSRAASLWVAAANSRAIGFYRRFGFAPDGEEDVLPAWEDLPEIRMVRPAQGRPRST from the coding sequence ATGGCAGCCCGCCTGGCCGTTCGGCGGGCTGTTGCCGCGGACATAGAGCGGCTGGCCCAGGTGCACGTCCGCTGCTGGCAGGAGACCTACCGGGGCATGCTGTCCGATGCCTTCCTCGCCGCCGTGGACCCGGCGGACCGGCTGCGGCTCTGGCAGCATTTGCTGGACCGCGCGGATCCTGCCGAAGCGTGGGTGGCGTGCGACGGCGGGACGGTGGTGGGGTTTGCCGGTTCCCGCCGGCTGCCTGCCCCCGGCTCCCCGGAAGGGCACCCGCCGCCCGCCTCGGGAGACCTGGAGCTGTGGGGGCTGTACCTGCTGGCCTCGCACCAGGGCCTTGGCTTGGGCGGCCTTTTGCTGGACGCTGCCATCGGCTCGAGGGCAGCGAGCCTTTGGGTGGCAGCCGCCAACAGCCGGGCCATCGGTTTCTACCGCCGCTTCGGCTTTGCACCGGACGGCGAAGAGGACGTCCTGCCTGCGTGGGAGGACCTCCCGGAGATCCGGATGGTCCGCCCGGCGCAGGGCCGGCCGCGGAGCACTTGA
- a CDS encoding phosphomannomutase/phosphoglucomutase, with amino-acid sequence MTSEQTTTFDLSASFKAYDVRGIVGESITAEIVEAVGAAFVDVLQLEGQTIVVGGDMRPSSPEFTKAFANGAATRGANVELLDLISTDELYFACGFLNRAGATFTASHNPAEYNGIKMAKAGAVPISSETGLKDIQALSEQYLNSGSIPAAGTRGLISVRDVLKDYSEYLRKLVDLSSSRPLKVVVDAGNGMAGLTTPAVLGDALLPKLPFDIVPLYFELDGSFPNHPANPLEPENLRDLQAAVIEHGADIGLAFDGDADRCFVIDEKGQPVSPSAITGMVARREIARAKAQGEEKPAIIHNLLTSRAVAELVEHDGGRAVRTRVGHSFIKAVMATEGAVFGGEHSAHFYFRDFWNADTGMLAAMHVLAALGEQDVPLSDLAREYEPYVSSGEINSEVEDKPAAVERVRQAFADEDLTIDNLDGSTFTANDGSYWFNLRPSNTEPFLRLNAEATDRATMERVRDRVLALVRA; translated from the coding sequence GTGACTAGCGAACAGACAACGACATTTGATCTCTCGGCATCCTTCAAGGCCTACGACGTCCGTGGGATCGTCGGGGAGTCGATCACCGCCGAAATCGTCGAAGCCGTGGGGGCCGCGTTCGTGGATGTCCTGCAGCTCGAAGGCCAGACCATCGTGGTGGGCGGGGACATGCGCCCTTCCTCCCCCGAGTTCACCAAGGCCTTCGCCAACGGGGCGGCAACCCGGGGTGCCAACGTGGAACTCCTGGACCTGATCTCCACCGATGAGCTGTACTTCGCCTGCGGCTTCCTCAACCGCGCCGGAGCCACCTTCACCGCCAGCCACAACCCCGCCGAATACAACGGCATCAAGATGGCCAAGGCAGGCGCCGTTCCCATCTCCTCCGAAACCGGCCTCAAGGACATCCAGGCCCTCTCGGAGCAGTACCTGAACTCCGGTTCCATTCCCGCGGCCGGCACCCGCGGCCTGATCAGCGTCCGCGACGTGCTCAAGGACTACTCCGAATACCTCCGCAAGCTGGTTGACCTCTCCTCGTCCCGCCCCCTGAAGGTGGTGGTGGACGCCGGCAACGGCATGGCCGGCCTGACCACCCCGGCCGTCCTGGGCGACGCGCTGTTGCCCAAGCTGCCCTTCGACATCGTTCCGCTGTACTTCGAACTGGACGGCTCTTTCCCCAACCACCCTGCCAACCCCCTGGAGCCGGAAAACCTCCGCGATCTGCAGGCCGCAGTGATCGAACACGGCGCGGACATCGGCCTGGCCTTCGACGGCGATGCCGACCGGTGCTTCGTCATTGACGAAAAGGGCCAGCCTGTGTCGCCGTCAGCCATCACCGGCATGGTGGCGCGCCGCGAGATCGCCCGGGCCAAGGCCCAGGGCGAGGAAAAGCCCGCCATCATCCACAACCTCCTGACCTCCCGCGCCGTCGCCGAACTGGTGGAGCACGACGGCGGCCGCGCCGTCCGTACGCGCGTGGGCCACTCCTTCATCAAGGCAGTCATGGCCACGGAAGGCGCAGTATTCGGCGGCGAGCACTCCGCGCACTTCTATTTCCGCGACTTCTGGAACGCTGACACCGGCATGCTGGCTGCCATGCACGTCCTGGCGGCCCTGGGTGAACAAGACGTGCCGCTCTCCGACCTGGCCCGCGAATACGAGCCTTATGTCAGCTCCGGCGAAATCAACTCGGAGGTGGAGGACAAGCCGGCGGCCGTGGAGCGCGTGCGCCAGGCGTTCGCGGACGAGGACCTCACCATCGACAACCTGGACGGCAGCACGTTCACGGCCAATGACGGCAGCTACTGGTTCAACCTTCGCCCGTCCAACACTGAACCGTTCCTGCGGCTCAACGCCGAAGCCACGGACCGCGCCACCATGGAACGCGTCCGCGACCGCGTCCTGGCCCTGGTGCGGGCCTAG
- a CDS encoding ATP-dependent DNA helicase RecQ has protein sequence MANNQYASTVSATAVADTAGPDGPGTATHAEALEVLRGLVGNPGAVFHDGQFEAIEALVDGGRRALVVQRTGWGKSAVYFVASLLLRRRGAGPTLIVSPLLALMRDQVAAAARAGVRAVAINSANQLEWDTVREQLAADEVDVLLVSPERLTNPAFRETQLPELLRRTGLLVIDEAHCISDWGHDFRPDYRRIADLITRLPDTVPVLATTATANSRVVHDIEEQLGAGVLTIRGSLGRDSLRLGVLSLPNSKERLGWLLTHLADLPGSGIIYTLTVSAAEDTARLLSEAGHNVLAYTGRTDPADRERAEQLLKDNQVKALVATSALGMGFDKPDLGFVVHLGAPSSPVAYYQQVGRAGRGAANADVLLLPGSEDREIWQYFATASMPSEEKAAAVLTALAEAGAALSTVALEARVDLRRTPLELLLKVLSVDGAVERVGGGWRSTGQPWVYDAERYSRIAEARVDEQDSMVIYQDTAGCRMEYITSVLDDGTARPCGRCDNCAGQWFPADVAADATAAASQTLSRAGGVLEPRLQWPSGMDRLGVSVKGKLKPGEGLSDGRVLARLTDLGWGGALRELFAAGAEDRPVDPGLLQACVQVLREWGTGDARNPGWSGVGRPAAIVNVPSRGKPQLVGSLARGISEIGRIPYLGELQLAHGGPTGGRGGNSAYRLAGVWDRLVVGSELEAALQSVQGQPVMLIDDLTDSRWTLTVAGRALRLAGAGAVLPLVLAQAG, from the coding sequence ATGGCCAATAACCAGTACGCGTCCACAGTTTCCGCTACCGCAGTTGCAGATACGGCAGGCCCGGACGGCCCGGGGACCGCCACGCACGCCGAGGCGCTGGAGGTCCTTCGCGGCCTGGTGGGGAACCCGGGCGCCGTTTTCCACGACGGCCAGTTTGAAGCCATTGAGGCATTGGTCGACGGCGGGCGGCGGGCCCTGGTGGTCCAGCGCACCGGCTGGGGCAAGTCCGCCGTGTACTTCGTGGCATCCCTGCTGCTGCGCCGCCGGGGGGCCGGGCCCACGCTGATTGTATCGCCCCTGCTGGCGCTGATGCGGGACCAGGTGGCTGCCGCCGCCCGGGCAGGGGTCCGGGCCGTGGCCATCAACTCGGCCAACCAGCTGGAATGGGACACCGTCCGTGAGCAGCTGGCCGCGGACGAGGTGGACGTCCTGCTGGTGTCCCCGGAGCGGCTCACCAACCCGGCGTTCCGGGAGACCCAGCTGCCCGAACTCCTCCGCCGGACAGGGCTGCTGGTCATCGACGAAGCCCACTGCATTTCCGACTGGGGCCACGACTTCCGCCCCGACTACCGCCGGATCGCGGACCTCATCACCCGGCTGCCGGACACGGTGCCGGTCCTGGCCACCACGGCCACGGCCAACTCACGGGTGGTGCATGACATCGAAGAACAGCTCGGCGCGGGCGTGCTGACCATCCGCGGCTCCCTGGGCAGGGACTCGCTGCGGCTGGGTGTCCTGTCGCTGCCCAATTCCAAGGAGCGGCTGGGATGGCTGCTGACCCATCTGGCCGACCTTCCCGGCAGCGGCATCATCTACACCCTGACCGTTTCCGCGGCGGAGGACACTGCCCGGCTCCTGTCCGAGGCGGGACACAACGTGCTGGCCTATACCGGGCGGACCGATCCGGCGGACCGGGAGCGGGCAGAGCAGCTGCTGAAGGACAACCAGGTCAAGGCGCTGGTGGCCACCTCTGCGCTCGGAATGGGCTTCGACAAGCCCGATCTTGGCTTCGTTGTCCACCTCGGTGCGCCGTCGTCGCCGGTGGCGTACTACCAGCAGGTGGGCCGCGCCGGCCGTGGCGCCGCGAACGCCGATGTCCTGCTGCTGCCCGGGTCCGAGGACCGGGAAATCTGGCAGTACTTCGCCACCGCGTCCATGCCATCGGAAGAGAAGGCAGCGGCCGTGCTGACTGCGCTGGCCGAGGCCGGCGCCGCGCTGTCAACGGTTGCCCTGGAGGCCAGGGTGGACCTTCGCCGCACTCCGCTTGAGCTGCTGCTGAAGGTCCTGTCCGTGGACGGAGCGGTGGAGCGGGTCGGCGGCGGCTGGCGTTCCACCGGCCAGCCCTGGGTTTACGACGCCGAGCGCTACAGCCGCATTGCGGAAGCCCGGGTGGACGAGCAGGACTCCATGGTTATCTACCAGGACACGGCTGGTTGCCGGATGGAGTACATCACTTCGGTCCTGGATGACGGGACGGCCCGGCCGTGCGGCCGGTGCGACAACTGCGCCGGCCAGTGGTTCCCGGCGGACGTGGCAGCCGACGCCACGGCTGCAGCCAGCCAGACCCTCAGCAGGGCGGGCGGCGTCCTGGAGCCGCGTCTTCAATGGCCAAGCGGCATGGACCGTCTTGGGGTGTCCGTGAAGGGGAAACTCAAGCCGGGCGAGGGCCTCTCGGACGGGCGCGTCCTGGCCCGCCTGACGGACCTCGGCTGGGGCGGGGCCCTGCGGGAGCTGTTCGCTGCCGGCGCGGAGGACCGGCCGGTGGATCCCGGACTGCTCCAGGCCTGCGTGCAGGTACTGCGCGAGTGGGGAACCGGCGACGCCCGGAACCCGGGATGGAGCGGGGTGGGCAGGCCGGCCGCCATTGTGAACGTCCCATCCCGCGGCAAGCCCCAGCTCGTGGGCTCGCTGGCACGGGGCATCTCCGAGATCGGGCGCATTCCCTACCTCGGGGAGCTGCAGCTGGCGCACGGCGGTCCCACCGGCGGGCGCGGTGGCAACAGCGCCTACCGGCTGGCGGGCGTTTGGGACCGGTTGGTGGTGGGCTCTGAGCTCGAAGCCGCCCTGCAGTCCGTCCAGGGGCAGCCGGTGATGCTCATCGACGACCTTACCGACAGCCGGTGGACCCTCACCGTCGCGGGGCGCGCCCTTCGGTTGGCCGGGGCGGGAGCGGTGCTGCCGCTGGTGCTGGCGCAGGCCGGCTGA